Proteins found in one Brachypodium distachyon strain Bd21 chromosome 5, Brachypodium_distachyon_v3.0, whole genome shotgun sequence genomic segment:
- the LOC100823542 gene encoding LOW QUALITY PROTEIN: uncharacterized protein LOC100823542 (The sequence of the model RefSeq protein was modified relative to this genomic sequence to represent the inferred CDS: deleted 1 base in 1 codon), whose product MAARNTRRTTGNAGGSNNDNNNGGFPGFAEFIQAQTQLVNLMTQTLQNNRQNNPPPPPPPSDRLTRFLRLHPPTFANSAEPIEADDWLRVIEKKLATIQCTEQEKVLYASHQLEGAAAAWWDNFKFGFDGEVITWDDFVRGFRTAHIPTGSMGLMKKEFRSLRQGSKSVKEYLDRFTSLARYAPGDVADDDDRQERFLEGLNDELSVQLVSINFATFQHLVYKAIRLEGKQKEIENRKRRASNHKIDSRPHVKSRHFSPPRHHHSGSSSGRFHGMSHRQHRHQSHRNHQDHKENRHHGSGHRYHHSDSAPEKRDMSQVKCFNCGKMGHYKSTCTEKPREDKNQGGNKPNPFVKAKLNHVSAEEAYESPDVVVGTFLVNSNPAVILFDTGASHSFISQSWVQKHGLATKALRRYLVVTSPGKEFRADRFCHGVQIRIGKEIFPSDLILLETQSLDVILGMDWLSSQKGHIDCANLAVVLTSPKGKRIRFTTKARPRKAIVNSLKGDSSEEIPIVCEYPDVFPEDLPGMPLDREVEFLIDLVPGTTPIAKRPYRMAANELAELKKQLQELQEKGYIRPSSSPWGAPVIFVQKKDGTQRMCVDYRSLNEVTIKNKYPLPRIDDLFDQLEGATVFSKIDLRSGYHQLKIRTQDIPKTAFSTRYGLYEYTVMSFGLTNAPAYFMNMMNKVFMEFLDKFVVVFIDDILIFSKSRSEHEVHLRKVLEKLRKHQLYAKLSKCEFWLEEVAFLGHIVSEKGVAIDASKVTAVTEWNSPKTVKEIRSFLGLAGYYRRFIENFSKIARPMTNLLKKEKKFSWTPECEAAFQELKKKLVSAPVLILPDIHKNFQVYCDASRHGLGCVLMQEGKVVAYASRQLKPHEMNYPTHDMELAAVVHALKIWRHYLIGNHCDIFTDHKSLKYIFTQNELNLRQRRWLELIKDYTLNIQYHPGKANVVADALSRKSHCNSITVKVISPKLCEQFRSLSIEVVPKGFLAALEVKPILLDQIREAQKKYDNIGKVKQSMSEGRSLEFSEDEHGTIWFEKRICVPQDLEIKKLILQEAHESPYSIHPGNTKMYLDLKEKFWWPSMKREIVEYIAKCAVCQRVKAQHQKPAGLLQPLPIPEWKWDSIGMDFITGLPRTRSGYDSIWVVVDRLSKVAHFIPVKTSYSSAQLAKLYMSRIVCLHGVPKEIISDRGTQFTSKFWGQLHEALGTRLEFSTAFHPQTDGQTERVNLILEDMRRACALDYGSSWDDNLPYAEFSYNNSYQASSKMSPFEALYGKKCRTPLMWDEVGERQLFGPDLIKDAEEKVKLIKDRLKVAQSRQKSYADPKRKAVTYETGDRAYLRVSPLRGVKRFGIKGKLAPRFVGPFKIMGRRGEVSYQLELPEALSSVHNVFHVSQLKKCYAEESEVPLKDTVPLEAIQLKEDLTYEEKLEKILETTERITRSKTTRFCKVQWSHHSEEEATWEREEDLKKDYPHLFTSQSESRGRDSP is encoded by the exons ATGGCTGCCCGAAACACCCGTCGTACCACTGGCAATGCTGGAGGCAGCAACAATGACAACAACAACGGGGGATTTCCCGGATTTGCTGAGTTCATCCAAGCTCAAACCCAATTGGTCAATCTGATGACTCAGACTCTGCAGAACAACCGACAGAACAATccacccccaccaccaccaccctcgGACAGGCTTACTCGATTCCTTAGACTACACCCACCTACCTTTGCAAACTCAGCTGAACCAATTGAAGCCGATGATTGGCTTAGAGTCATTGAGAAGAAGTTAGCCACCATCCAATGCACCGAGCAAGAGAAGGTTCTGTATGCAAGCCACCAACTGGAAGGCGCAGCTGCCGCATGGTGGGACAACTTCAAGTTTGGTTTTGATGGAGAGGTCATCACTTGGGACGACTTCGTCCGTGGATTCCGAACCGCCCACATTCCAACTGGAAGTATGGGACTGATGAAGAAGGAATTCCGCTCTCTTCGCCAAGGCTCCAAATCTGTGAAGGAGTATTTGGACCGTTTCACTAGCTTGGCTAGGTATGCCCCAGGAGATGtggctgatgatgatgatcgaCAGGAGAGGTTTCTCGAAGGACTGAATGATGAGCTTAGTGTGCAGTTGGTGTCCATTAACTTTGCTACATTTCAGCATTTGGTTTACAAGGCCATACGCCTTGAGGGAAAGCAGAAGGAGATTGAAAATAGGAAGAGGAGGGCAAGTAACCACAAAATTGATTCTAGGCCCCATGTCAAGTCTCGCCACTTTTCACCTCCTAGACACCACCACTCTGGATCATCCTCTGGAAGATTCCATGGCATGAGTCATCGGCAGCACAGGCACCAGAGTCACCGCAATCACCAAGATCACAAGGAGAACCGGCACCATGGTAGTGGACACCGTTACCACCACAGCGACTCTGCTCCTGAGAAGAGGGACATGAGTCAGGTGAaatgcttcaactgcggcaaGATGGGCCACTACAAGAGTACTTGCACGGAGAAGCCGCGTGAGGACAAGAACCAGGGAGGCAACAAGCCCAATCCGTTTGTGAAGGCCAAGCTCAACCATGTGTCTGCTGAGGAGGCATATGAGTCGCCGGACGTCGTTGTTGGTACGTTCTTGGTCAATTCCAACCCTGCAGTTATCTTATTTGATACCggagcatcgcattctttcatTTCTCAATCATGGGTGCAAAAGCATGGGTTAGCCACCAAAGCACTTCGTAGATACTTAGTTGTGACTTCCCCTGGAAAAGAATTCCGAGCAGACAGATTTTGTCATGGAGTTCAAATAAGGATTGGAAAGGAAATTTTTCCGTCAGACCTTATCCTTTTGGAGACCCAAAGTTTAGATGTGATATTAGGCATGGACTGGCTATCAAGCCAAAAGGGCCACATTGACTGTGCCAATTTAGCGGTTGTGTTGACCAGCCCTAAAGGCAAAAGAATTAGGTTTACCACCAAAGCCAGACCTAGAAAGGCCATAGTGAATTCCCTTAAGGGGGATAGCTCTGAGGAGATACCCATAGTTTGTGAGTATCCAGATGTGTTTCCCGAGGATTTGCCGGGCATGCCACTAGATAGAGAAGTGGAGTTTTTGATTGACTTGGTCCCAGGGACAAcacctatagccaagagaccctATAGGATGGCAGCAAATGAGTTGGCAGAACTCAAGAAGCAGTTGCAAGAGTTGCAAGAGAAAGGATACATCCGACcgagttcatcaccatggggagcaccagTTATATTTGTCCAGAAGAAAGATGGAACACAAAGGATGTGTGTTGACTATCGTTCCCTCAACGAGGTCACCATCAAGAACAAATACCCTTTGCCAAGGATCGATGATTTGTTCGATCAATTGGAAGGAGCCACAGTGTTTTCAAAGATAGATCTGCGATCAGGTTATCATCAGTTGAAGATCCGAACCcaggatatacccaagacggcattttCCACCAGATATGGATTGTATGAGTATACAGTTATGtcatttggtttgaccaatgcccCGGCCtatttcatgaacatgatgaacaaggtgttcatggagttcttggacaagtttgtcgttgTCTTCATTGATGACATTCTTATCTTTTCCAAATCCCGAAGTGAACATGAGGTTCATTTACGGAAAGTATTGGAGAAACTTAGGAAGCACCAACTGTATGCCAAGTTGAGCAAGTGTGAGTTTTGGTTGGAAGAAGTAGCATTTTTGGGACACATCGTGTCAGAAAAAGGAGTAGCTATAGACGCATCTAAGGTAACAGCTGTAACCGAATGGAATTCTCCCAAGACAGTGAAGGAGATCAGGAGTTTCTTAGGACTTGCGGGTTATTACCGTAGGTTTATTGAGAATTTTTCAAAGATAGCTAGACCTATGACCAACCtcttgaagaaagaaaagaagttcaGTTGGACCCCGGAATGTGAAGCAGCATTTCaggaattaaagaagaagcttGTGTCAGCCCCTGTTCTGATTTTGCCAGACATACACAAGAACTTTCAGGTCTATTGTGATGCCTCTCGCCATGGCTTGGGTTGTGTATTGATGCAAGAAGGCAAAGTAGTTGCTTACGCATCACGACAACTCAAACCTCATGAGATGAATTACCCCACCCATGACATGGAGTTAGCAGCTGTGGTCCATGCACTGAAGATATGGAGGCACTATCTTATTGGAAATCATTGTGATATCTTCACGGACCACAAGAGTTTGAAGTACATTTTCACTCAGAATGAGTTGAACCTCAGACAAaggagatggttagaactaATCAAGGATTATACCCTAAACATACAGTATCACCCTGGAAAGGCTAATGTAGTGGCTGACGCCTTGAGCCGCAAGAGTCATTGCAATTCCATCACAGTGAAAGTGATATCACCCAAGCTCTGTGAGCAGTTCAGGAGCCTAAGTATTGAGGTAGTACCTAAAGGATTTCTTGCAGCATTGGAAGTAAAACCCATTCTATTGGATCAGATAAGAGAAGCCCAAAAGAAG TATGACAATATTGGAAAGGTCAAACAAAGTATGAGCGAAGGAAGATCATTGGAGTTCTCAGAAGATGAGCATGGAACCATTTGGTTTGAAaagcgtatttgtgtaccCCAGGATCTTGAGATTAAGAAGCTGATACTTCAGGAAGCCCATGAGTCACCATACTCTATACACCCTGGAAATACCAAGATGTATCTGGATTTGAAGGAGAAGTTTTGGTGGCCGAGTATGAAGCGAGAAATTGTTGAGTATATCGCGAAGTGCGCTGTAtgccagagagttaaggcacagcaccagaagccagcaggttTGCTGCAACCCCTTCCTATACCagagtggaagtgggataGTATTGGGATGGACTTCATCACTGGACTACCAAGGACCCGTTCCgggtatgattccatttgggtagtagTGGACCGACTGTCCAAAGTCGCACACTTTATCCCAGTCAAGACAAGCTATAGTAGTGCCCAATTAGCAAAGTTGTATATGTCTAGAATCGTGTGTTtgcacggagtacccaaggaaataatATCGGATCGTGGCACTCAAttcacatccaaattttgggGTCAGTTACATGAAGCCCTGGGAACCAGGTTAGAattcagcacagcttttcatcctcAGACAGATGGTCAGACTGAAAGAGTGAACCTGATTTTGGAAGATATGCGCAGAGCCTGCGCTTTGGATTATGGATCGAGTTGGGATGATAATCTACCATACGCGGAGTTTTCTTACAACAACAGTTACCAAGCTAGTTCGAAGATGTCCCCGTTTGAGGCCCTTTACGGAAAGAAGTGTAGGACGCCACTCATGTGGGATGAGGTAGGTGAGAGACAGTTGTTTGGGCCAGACCTAATCAAGGATGCTGAGGAAAAGGTCAAGTTGATCAAGGACAGACTGAAGGTAGCCCAATCGAGACAAAAAAGTTATGCAGATCCTAAACGTAAGGCAGTCACATATGAAACAGGAGACCGAGCATATTTGAGAGTTTCGCCTCTTAGAGGAGTGAAAAGGTTTGGAATCAAGGGAAAGTTAGCACCTCGTTTTGTTGGACCTTTTAAGATTAtgggaagacgaggagaagtaTCATATCAGTTGGAATTACCTGAAGCATTGTCTAGTGTGCACAACGTTTTCCACGTATCACAGTTGAAGAAGTGTTATGCAGAGGAATCAGAGGTACCACTCAAGGATACAGTACCTTTGGAAGCAATACAGCTGAAGGAAGATCTGACTTATGAGGAGAAACTAGAAAAGATTCTTGAGACTACTGAACGAATCACCAGATCAAAGACTACCAGGTTTTGTAAGGTTCAGTGGAGTCATCACAGTGAGGAGGAAGCAACCTGGGAACGAGAAGAGGATCTGAAGAAGGACTACCCGCACCTTTTTACCAGCCAATCCGAATCTCGGGGTCGAGATTCACCTTAA